The Echinicola jeungdonensis genome segment AATCAAAGCCAAGTTGGACAAGGCTTTTGAAGATTACAGAGCTTATTACACCAAATATTACGAAGAGCACAAAAGAGATAATAGCCCGGCCATGAGGGATCCTAATCCTGTGATCATCCTTTGGCCAGGTGTTGGTATGTTCTCTTATGCCAAAAACAAACAAACTGCTCGTGTAGCCAGCGAATTCTATATCAACGCGATCAATGTAATGAGAGGTGCTGAAGCGGTTTCAGAATACGTTTCTCTTCCTTTGCAAGAAGCATTTGATATTGAGTACTGGCTGCTAGAAGAAGCCAAATTGCAGAGAATGCCTAAAGAGCAGCCTTTGTCAAGAAAAGTGGCTTTGGTAACAGGTGGAGCCGGCGGTATCGGTAAAGCTATTGCTGATAAGTTGGCCAGCGAAGGTGCTTGTGTATTTATCACTGACATCAACCAAGAGAGATTGGATGAAGCGGTAGGTACTTACAGCAAAGATGTTGGTGGCGGCGTTTTGATGGACGTGACCAAAGGTGATGATATCGTAAAAGCCTACAAAGCTGCTGCCCTGAAATTTGGTGGTGTAGATATCCTTGTAAACTGTGCTGGTCTTGCTATCTCTAAACCTATCGAGCAGACTTCAGAAAAAGACTGGGATTTGCTCCAAGATATCCTGGTAAAAGGTCAGTTCGCAATGTCCAAAGCAGGTGTTGAAGTATTGAGAGAGCAGAACCTTGGTGGTGACATCATCAATATTGCAAGTAAAAATGCCTTGGTATCCGGACCTAACAACGTAGGATATGGTACTGCCAAAGCTGCCCAAGTTCATATGAGCCGTTTGTTGGCTGCTGAGTTGGGTAAAGACAAAATCCGTGTTAACGTGGTGAACCCTGATGCCGTGATCGAAGGAAGTAAGATCTGGGAAGGTGAATGGGCAAAAGGAAGAGCCAAGGCTTACGGAATCACTGTGGAAGAATTGCCAGCTTTCTATGCGAAGAGAACCATCTTGAATGAAATCATCGGAGTGGATGATATCGCCAATGGTGTGTTTGCCTTTGTTGGCGGACACTTGAGCAAGTGCACTGGAAATATTCTAAATGTTGATGGTGGTGTGGCTGCTGCCTTTGTAAGATAATTATGCGAATAGATAATCAGAAAATAAAGCAGCTTAATGATCAGGCTCTTCCGGACCACCGGGAGAGCTTTGACCATT includes the following:
- a CDS encoding bifunctional aldolase/short-chain dehydrogenase, which codes for MSTLERTFKHVNYLWDEDKAKELEGDEVALLIYRSNILGADLRITNYGGGNTSCKTTEVDPLTKKETEVMWVKGSGGDIGTLTRSGLAGLYVEKLHSLKNVYRGLEFEDEMVGLFNHCIYDLDSKAPSIDTPLHAFLPFKHIDHLHPDAAIAIAASKDGEKITKELFEGQIAWVPWQRPGFDLALQLEKALKENPGIRGIMLGGHGLFTWGDTAYECYINSLEVIDKASEYLEQNYGKNRPVFGGQKITSLDPEKRKDQASQLAPVLRGLASGYNRMVGHFTDNERVLEFANSNDLDKLAPLGTSCPDHFLRTKIRPLVLDFPADVDLSNKEEIKAKLDKAFEDYRAYYTKYYEEHKRDNSPAMRDPNPVIILWPGVGMFSYAKNKQTARVASEFYINAINVMRGAEAVSEYVSLPLQEAFDIEYWLLEEAKLQRMPKEQPLSRKVALVTGGAGGIGKAIADKLASEGACVFITDINQERLDEAVGTYSKDVGGGVLMDVTKGDDIVKAYKAAALKFGGVDILVNCAGLAISKPIEQTSEKDWDLLQDILVKGQFAMSKAGVEVLREQNLGGDIINIASKNALVSGPNNVGYGTAKAAQVHMSRLLAAELGKDKIRVNVVNPDAVIEGSKIWEGEWAKGRAKAYGITVEELPAFYAKRTILNEIIGVDDIANGVFAFVGGHLSKCTGNILNVDGGVAAAFVR